One Rhizobiales bacterium GAS188 DNA window includes the following coding sequences:
- a CDS encoding psiF repeat-containing protein: MTTSFVKLAAAAAIGLFATVAMAQTPAPKPAAPAAAAPAPAMKPAAPAMKPAAPAPAAAAPATATPASAAKPRSAKSLECSKEADAKAIHGKVRHKFMSECKKGKTAG; this comes from the coding sequence ATGACGACGTCCTTTGTCAAGCTGGCGGCCGCCGCCGCGATTGGCCTGTTCGCGACCGTCGCGATGGCCCAGACGCCGGCCCCGAAGCCCGCAGCCCCGGCGGCGGCGGCACCCGCCCCCGCCATGAAGCCCGCAGCCCCCGCCATGAAGCCCGCCGCTCCGGCCCCGGCAGCCGCGGCGCCCGCAACGGCCACGCCGGCATCCGCCGCAAAACCGAGATCGGCCAAGAGCTTGGAGTGCTCGAAAGAGGCGGATGCCAAAGCCATCCATGGGAAGGTTCGGCATAAATTCATGTCGGAATGTAAGAAAGGCAAGACGGCGGGCTGA
- a CDS encoding Cell division protein FtsB encodes MVVKHRWRMIVGLAFLWSASALVTGYFVAQAYEGARGIEAKRQIKARVLTLRNELAGLKQQRIALERKVGMLRGPMLDGDLLDERVRAELGRVNKNDLVVFIKDSGKTQTP; translated from the coding sequence ATGGTCGTCAAGCATCGCTGGCGCATGATCGTGGGGCTCGCATTCCTGTGGAGCGCATCTGCGCTCGTCACGGGCTATTTCGTCGCGCAAGCCTATGAGGGCGCGCGAGGCATCGAAGCCAAGCGCCAGATCAAGGCTCGCGTCCTGACCTTGCGCAACGAGCTCGCCGGGCTCAAGCAGCAGCGCATTGCGCTCGAGCGCAAGGTCGGCATGCTGCGCGGCCCGATGCTCGACGGTGATCTCCTCGACGAGCGGGTGCGCGCCGAGCTCGGCCGGGTCAACAAGAACGATCTCGTCGTCTTCATCAAGGATTCGGGCAAGACGCAGACGCCCTAA